Proteins found in one Pyrus communis chromosome 15, drPyrComm1.1, whole genome shotgun sequence genomic segment:
- the LOC137718820 gene encoding receptor homology region, transmembrane domain- and RING domain-containing protein 2-like isoform X2 — protein MSTMNLAVVLVAVAVVLFGRFFITKANVVLMGNNVTLSFDDKEATFAPEVKGSGECGVLYLAEPPDACSTLTNQVEQGTNYSSPFVLIVRGGCSFEDKVRRAQKAGFKAAIIYDNEDSNILVSMAGSSAGIKIYAVFVSKTSGELLKKYTGLTNMELWLIASFENTAWSIMAISFISLLAMSAVLATCFFVRRHRIRRERPQASRVQEFHGMSKRLVKAMPSLKFTTVLEDNCTSSTCAICLEDYNFGEKLRILPCRHKFHALCVDSWLTSWRTFCPVCKRDARANTGELPASESTPLLSSGPSSMASSVLSSMRSSVASSSAIQIGPSLSRNPSLSHSPSYASTGHIQQSLRSSYRQSPSISASRSSMDLRNASSQRSHVSYFVSPHSLGYPTLLPPNSRYMSVGHIPSPSNASPSYMSSSNHRPHPLHCSESAATFSPFSSAQSLPEC, from the exons ATGAGCACTATGAATCTGGCGGTGGTTctggtggcggtggcggtggttcTGTTCGGCCGATTTTTCATCACCAAGGCCAATGTGGTGCTGATGGGGAACAACGTCACTCTCTCTTTCGACGACAAGGAAGCTACTTTTG CTCCGGAGGTTAAGGGTTCCGGGGAATGCGGAGTATTGTATTTGGCAGAGCCTCCTGATGCGTGCTCGACATTGACTAATCAAGTCGAACAAGGCACGAATTATAGCTCCCCCTTCGTTTTGATCGTAAGAGGAGGGTGTAGTTTTGAGGATAAAGTTAGAAGAGCACAAAAGGCCGGCTTCAAAGCTGCAATTATCTACGACAATGAAGATAGCAACATCTTGGTTTCAA TGGCAGGAAGCTCAGCTGGTATAAAAATATACGCCGTGTTCGTTTCGAAAACTTCTGGTGAACTACTAAAGAAGTACACTGGACTTACTAACATGGAGCTGTGGCTAATTGCAAGCTTTGAGAATACAGCATGGTCAATCATGGCAATCTCTTTCATTTCATTGCTTGCCATGTCTGCAGTGCTGGCTACTTGTTTTTTCGTTCGCAGGCATCGAATAAGACGAGAGAGGCCTCAAGCTTCCCGTGTCCAAGAATTTCATGGGATGAGCAAACGCTTAGTAAAAGCAATGCCAAGTTTGAAATTTACCACTGTTTTAGAGGACAACTGCACATCAAGCACATGTGCTATATGTCTTGAGGACTATAACTTTGGAGAAAAACTCAGGATTCTGCCATGTCGCCATA AGTTTCATGCTCTCTGTGTGGATTCTTGGCTTACTTCATGGAGAACCTTTTGTCCAGTTTGCAAGCGTGATGCAAGAGCTAACACGGGTGAACTACCCGCTTCAGAATCCACACCATTGCTTTCGTCCGGCCCATCCTCCATGGCATCTTCCGTACTTTCATCTATGAGATCATCAGTAGCATCATCTTCAGCAATACAGATAGGACCATCATTGTCACGGAACCCTTCATTGTCTCATTCTCCCTCTTACGCTAGCACAGGTCACATTCAGCAGTCTCTTAGGTCCTCCTATCGCCAGTCCCCTTCTATTAGTGCAAGCAGAAGTTCAATGGACCTCCGAAATGCCTCGTCTCAAAGGTCCCatgtttcctattttgtttCACCCCATTCCTTGGGTTACCCAACCTTATTACCCCCGAATTCAAGATACATGTCTGTTGGACACATTCCAAGCCCTAGCAATGCATCACCAAGCTACATGAGCTCTTCCAATCATCGACCGCATCCACTACATTGTAGTGAATCAGCTGCAAcgttttctcctttttcttctgcTCAATCTCTTCCTGAATGCTGA
- the LOC137718820 gene encoding receptor homology region, transmembrane domain- and RING domain-containing protein 2-like isoform X1, which yields MSTMNLAVVLVAVAVVLFGRFFITKANVVLMGNNVTLSFDDKEATFAPEVKGSGECGVLYLAEPPDACSTLTNQVEQGTNYSSPFVLIVRGGCSFEDKVRRAQKAGFKAAIIYDNEDSNILVSKTVIPFCVENTVAGSSAGIKIYAVFVSKTSGELLKKYTGLTNMELWLIASFENTAWSIMAISFISLLAMSAVLATCFFVRRHRIRRERPQASRVQEFHGMSKRLVKAMPSLKFTTVLEDNCTSSTCAICLEDYNFGEKLRILPCRHKFHALCVDSWLTSWRTFCPVCKRDARANTGELPASESTPLLSSGPSSMASSVLSSMRSSVASSSAIQIGPSLSRNPSLSHSPSYASTGHIQQSLRSSYRQSPSISASRSSMDLRNASSQRSHVSYFVSPHSLGYPTLLPPNSRYMSVGHIPSPSNASPSYMSSSNHRPHPLHCSESAATFSPFSSAQSLPEC from the exons ATGAGCACTATGAATCTGGCGGTGGTTctggtggcggtggcggtggttcTGTTCGGCCGATTTTTCATCACCAAGGCCAATGTGGTGCTGATGGGGAACAACGTCACTCTCTCTTTCGACGACAAGGAAGCTACTTTTG CTCCGGAGGTTAAGGGTTCCGGGGAATGCGGAGTATTGTATTTGGCAGAGCCTCCTGATGCGTGCTCGACATTGACTAATCAAGTCGAACAAGGCACGAATTATAGCTCCCCCTTCGTTTTGATCGTAAGAGGAGGGTGTAGTTTTGAGGATAAAGTTAGAAGAGCACAAAAGGCCGGCTTCAAAGCTGCAATTATCTACGACAATGAAGATAGCAACATCTTGGTTTCAA AAACTGTAATTCCCTTTTGTGTGGAAAATACAGTGGCAGGAAGCTCAGCTGGTATAAAAATATACGCCGTGTTCGTTTCGAAAACTTCTGGTGAACTACTAAAGAAGTACACTGGACTTACTAACATGGAGCTGTGGCTAATTGCAAGCTTTGAGAATACAGCATGGTCAATCATGGCAATCTCTTTCATTTCATTGCTTGCCATGTCTGCAGTGCTGGCTACTTGTTTTTTCGTTCGCAGGCATCGAATAAGACGAGAGAGGCCTCAAGCTTCCCGTGTCCAAGAATTTCATGGGATGAGCAAACGCTTAGTAAAAGCAATGCCAAGTTTGAAATTTACCACTGTTTTAGAGGACAACTGCACATCAAGCACATGTGCTATATGTCTTGAGGACTATAACTTTGGAGAAAAACTCAGGATTCTGCCATGTCGCCATA AGTTTCATGCTCTCTGTGTGGATTCTTGGCTTACTTCATGGAGAACCTTTTGTCCAGTTTGCAAGCGTGATGCAAGAGCTAACACGGGTGAACTACCCGCTTCAGAATCCACACCATTGCTTTCGTCCGGCCCATCCTCCATGGCATCTTCCGTACTTTCATCTATGAGATCATCAGTAGCATCATCTTCAGCAATACAGATAGGACCATCATTGTCACGGAACCCTTCATTGTCTCATTCTCCCTCTTACGCTAGCACAGGTCACATTCAGCAGTCTCTTAGGTCCTCCTATCGCCAGTCCCCTTCTATTAGTGCAAGCAGAAGTTCAATGGACCTCCGAAATGCCTCGTCTCAAAGGTCCCatgtttcctattttgtttCACCCCATTCCTTGGGTTACCCAACCTTATTACCCCCGAATTCAAGATACATGTCTGTTGGACACATTCCAAGCCCTAGCAATGCATCACCAAGCTACATGAGCTCTTCCAATCATCGACCGCATCCACTACATTGTAGTGAATCAGCTGCAAcgttttctcctttttcttctgcTCAATCTCTTCCTGAATGCTGA